DNA from Kitasatospora herbaricolor:
CGGCGTGGTCGCCGCCAAGTAGGCGCACCCGACGGCGGACCCCGACGGCCCGTGACCTCCCGTACGCACGCGTACCCGCCGGAGGTCACGGGCCGTCGACCTGTCCCGGCCCCGGCCTGCGGCGTCAACGTCCGTCAGCACCCCGAGCGGGTCGGAGCGCACCGGCCGGGAGGGTCGATCGTGCCCGCACCGACCGGGCCCCGGGGGCCCTCAGCCGCCCCGGCGCCGGCCACCCCGGGGCCGTCGCCGCCCGGCGGGCCCGGGCGCCGCGCGTGCCCATTTGAAATGGAGGCGTCAGGGAGGGTATGCAGGGGGAATGGCTCTTCCCACATCCCGTCTGCGGCGCCCCATATCAGGTCTGGGCGTGGCGCTGCTCACCCTCGGCGCCGGCAGCGCCTGCGCCACCGCGACCGCCACCGGCACGGACCTCAGGCCCGGCGCCTCCACCGCCCCGCCGATCACGGCGGCCTCCGCGCACACCGGCGGCTGGCCCGGCCCGCAGCTCTCCTCGATCAGCGCGGCCCGCAAGGAGTTGACCGCCCTGGCGATCGCCGACCGGTGGGAGACGATGGACGGGTACGCCCGGGAGAAGTTCCCGCACTGGATGTCGCAGGGCAACTCCTGCGACACCCGGGAGAGCGTGCTGGAGCGCGACGGCCAGGACGTGCAGATCGACAGCCTCTGCCGGTCGGTCACCGGCACCTGGTACAGCGTCTACGACGGCCTGACCCTGCGTGATCCGGCCAAGACCAACACCGCCCATCTGGTCCCGCTGGCGAACGCGTGGCGCTCCGGCGCCGACAAGTGGACCAGCGCGCAGCGGAAGGTCTTCGCCAACGACCTCACCCACCCCCAGCTGCTCACCGTGTCCGCGGAGTCCAACCGCGCCAAGGGCGACCAGGGCCCGGAGGACTGGAAGCCGCCGATGAAGACCGCCTGGTGCGGGTACGCCCGGGCCTGGGTGGATGTGAAGACCGCCTACAACCTCAGTGTCACCAAGGCGGAGAAGACCGCGCTCGGCCAGATGCTCGACACCTGCCCCGGAGCCGACGACTGACCCCGACGGTCCCTCCCGACCGGGCCCACGGGAAAGAGCCTGCCGGTCGGACACCACGGCCGGCACCGACCCCGCCCGGCAGAAGCCTCCGGCCCCGATCGTCACGGCGATCGGGGCCGGAGGCGTCTCCACCGGTACAGGGGCCCACCGGTCGCGGTGGTGGCAGTGGTCGCGGTGGTGGCGGTAGTGGCGGCGGTGCTAGCGGCCGCGCTCGCGGGCGGTCAGCCGGCCCCGGACGGCGGCGTGCACCTCGGCCTCCTCGGCCGGGTCGGCGGCCAGCCGGCGAAGCCGCTCCAGCACCCGGGCGTCCCCGGTGGTGGCGACATGGCGGGCGGCCAGCTCGCGGGTGGCCTCCTCGCAGTCCCAGAGGCACTCGACCGCCGGGCCCTCGGGGAAGTGCCGGTC
Protein-coding regions in this window:
- a CDS encoding HNH endonuclease family protein, with translation MALPTSRLRRPISGLGVALLTLGAGSACATATATGTDLRPGASTAPPITAASAHTGGWPGPQLSSISAARKELTALAIADRWETMDGYAREKFPHWMSQGNSCDTRESVLERDGQDVQIDSLCRSVTGTWYSVYDGLTLRDPAKTNTAHLVPLANAWRSGADKWTSAQRKVFANDLTHPQLLTVSAESNRAKGDQGPEDWKPPMKTAWCGYARAWVDVKTAYNLSVTKAEKTALGQMLDTCPGADD